A stretch of the Rhodohalobacter mucosus genome encodes the following:
- a CDS encoding Calx-beta domain-containing protein codes for MKKKIIILALLPLMLMGCDSLFDVGDTDKVYDGPPLLGFFPLQQEVSQADGTITVEVQLIAEQRTSDLPVTFSVNGSSTAVAGTHFNITTPSPVTLAAGTSTVDIEIELIDGSLNAGDDSVTLILDMEGTADVQADPNLDQSRTFIAP; via the coding sequence ATGAAGAAAAAAATAATCATACTAGCATTATTGCCGCTTATGCTGATGGGCTGCGACAGCCTGTTCGATGTAGGCGATACAGATAAGGTTTATGACGGCCCGCCACTGCTTGGATTTTTTCCACTCCAGCAGGAAGTAAGCCAGGCTGACGGTACGATCACGGTTGAAGTACAGCTTATAGCTGAACAGCGAACCTCCGATCTACCTGTAACATTTTCCGTAAATGGCAGCTCTACTGCCGTAGCGGGAACGCACTTCAACATCACAACACCTTCTCCGGTAACACTTGCTGCCGGAACAAGTACAGTAGACATTGAAATCGAACTCATTGACGGCAGCCTGAATGCCGGCGATGATTCAGTGACACTGATACTCGATATGGAAGGAACCGCAGATGTACAGGCAGATCCGAACCTGGATCAGTCACGAACATTCATTGCTCCGTAA
- a CDS encoding RagB/SusD family nutrient uptake outer membrane protein codes for MNKLKLITFTVIGGLLIAVAGCNDILEDVEPSTSVSGEVVLTSEEGVNALRTSMYNRVIGQFDYYTEYFVAPSAFTDETRNRPGSTRYQGLNTAEGTFGTTHIASWGSHYEVIQDANLLIGAIPDGVLDAATLNRFRGEALAMRAFAMHNLVKVYGYEPGNFDQGELEGNWDAGVIIRTEPTIDLSDADLRPRSSVTDVYAQILQDLSDAKGLLAGVNANNTFVTEAFVDALSARVNLYAGNWGAAVTSAQAAITNSGRSLASTAGDVADMFDENIGGHPEAIFKGVVNPDTEGGGWGNSGPGTYTSTGFLAQLPTQFVVDKYEAGDFRLGWYRDCAAAQRIALNQPTGCADINTGGFSLVKFNGDKGNHVDDLPFIRISEMYLIWAEAAAKDANDPNAAAGPLTTLRDARNAGAVPAFASITEMEDFVLDERIRELALEGHRFYDLKRLQRDIRNPDGTIKMFADSYRILPQIGSGLINVNPELVENPGYE; via the coding sequence ATGAATAAACTTAAACTTATAACGTTCACAGTCATCGGAGGTCTTCTGATCGCCGTTGCGGGCTGTAACGACATACTGGAAGATGTGGAACCCTCCACTTCGGTTTCGGGTGAAGTAGTTCTCACCTCTGAAGAAGGAGTAAATGCGCTTCGTACATCAATGTATAACAGGGTGATAGGTCAATTCGACTATTACACAGAGTACTTTGTGGCACCCAGCGCATTTACCGACGAAACACGTAACCGTCCCGGTTCAACCCGATACCAGGGATTGAATACTGCGGAAGGTACATTTGGAACCACGCACATTGCCAGCTGGGGTTCGCACTATGAAGTGATACAGGACGCGAACCTGCTGATTGGCGCCATCCCCGATGGTGTTCTGGATGCTGCCACGCTGAACCGTTTTCGCGGTGAAGCCCTGGCCATGCGCGCATTCGCCATGCACAACCTTGTAAAAGTATACGGCTATGAGCCGGGCAACTTTGACCAGGGTGAACTGGAAGGTAACTGGGATGCCGGCGTGATTATCCGTACCGAGCCGACCATTGACCTGTCGGATGCGGATCTTCGTCCGCGCTCATCGGTTACCGATGTGTATGCCCAGATTCTACAGGATCTGAGCGATGCCAAAGGTCTGCTTGCGGGCGTAAACGCCAATAACACGTTTGTAACCGAAGCGTTTGTGGATGCACTCAGCGCACGCGTAAATCTTTACGCTGGAAACTGGGGCGCGGCCGTTACATCGGCACAGGCTGCCATCACCAACAGCGGACGTTCACTGGCGAGCACAGCCGGTGATGTTGCCGATATGTTTGACGAAAACATCGGCGGCCATCCGGAAGCGATCTTTAAAGGGGTTGTTAACCCGGATACAGAAGGCGGCGGCTGGGGTAACAGCGGACCCGGTACTTATACATCCACCGGATTCCTGGCACAGCTTCCAACACAGTTTGTCGTTGACAAATATGAAGCCGGTGATTTCCGTCTTGGCTGGTACCGCGATTGTGCCGCAGCGCAACGCATTGCATTGAATCAGCCTACAGGCTGCGCAGATATAAATACCGGTGGCTTCTCGCTTGTGAAATTTAACGGCGATAAAGGAAACCACGTGGATGATCTTCCCTTTATCAGGATCTCCGAGATGTACCTGATCTGGGCGGAAGCAGCTGCCAAGGATGCCAACGATCCGAACGCGGCGGCCGGCCCGCTTACCACACTTCGGGATGCACGTAACGCCGGTGCTGTACCTGCGTTTGCCAGCATCACGGAAATGGAAGACTTCGTTCTGGATGAAAGAATAAGAGAACTTGCTCTCGAAGGGCACCGTTTCTACGACTTGAAGCGTCTTCAGCGCGACATTCGTAACCCGGACGGTACAATCAAGATGTTTGCTGACTCGTATCGTATCCTTCCGCAGATTGGTTCTGGCCTGATAAACGTCAACCCCGAGCTGGTTGAGAATCCGGGCTACGAATAA
- a CDS encoding SusC/RagA family TonB-linked outer membrane protein, with protein MLKKLLTVCIMVLLSAQIAFAQTGRIAGQVTDAETGETIPGANILVTELERGTASDADGNYEIANIRPGTYTITATFVGYRAFRQAIEVNANQTTTLNIELEMGAIGLDELVVSGYAVTTKRELTGSISSVRSQDIEDVTLQNTEGLLQGRAAGVTVTTTSGNPGGAFRVNIRGNGSVNAASQPLYIVDGVQISFAQQSGLTSTSPLNSLNPNDIESIEVLKDASSAAIYGAEAASGVVIITTKRGQQGRTQVTARAETGVRRLASNVDYINPDQYVTYMAEGLGYRQGFTQVADMDVPALEDIYRNFFLGFFGEDPNSPEGSGQLANTDWQDFIFSDGVTQRYNISLSGGDDATTFFLSGGFEDTEGTAFNTDFTRLNIRTNIDHQVSERFRTSLNLNASRSTQFGVCQDGNFINCPPSQAMFEAPMSFPFNRDGSYSGNTRFGRPFNPAVVRDEVDRNVSVIQIISNLNLTYRAADWLTVNGLVAVDYRNTEDEQWRSAIAAPGQGGWTSFANRGVRNFNTNLVANMRQTFDGVHNVSGIIGTEYRRDYSESQLTRGEGFPGPFFKVLSATATPVQAAGVQNEWRRGSYFANAKYNYNEKYFVNLVARYDGHSRFGNETRWGFFPAGSVAWRVSEEDFFNVDAIDELKLRVGYGITGNSNIGNFASRGLYSAVGSYQGQTGLRPTQLANANLSWEEASELNIGLDYELLEGRIFGSIDVYQKDNNELLFARPLPSDSGFGSITENIGKTRNEGIEFEINTVNVSTSDFTWSTRFNVAFSDNEILELPDGTDINEDSVFGSLKIGKPIGLIQVPRWAGVNPADGRPMWYDGDGNITYNPVQTEDAIEYKDGVANTVGGFGNTLNYKGITLDAFFQFSFGQWAFANTDYYFTLTPDFLMQLSENVLDRWKAPGDITYYPRAMNAGPDFAETSNFRTTLSTNSIDNASYIRLKNISLSYNIPARLTQQIGLNNVRVYASAINLVTWTGWRWYDPEVAGSQTDIFNNLVAASYPTERQVNAGIEIRF; from the coding sequence ATGTTAAAAAAGTTACTGACCGTATGTATTATGGTCTTGCTTTCTGCTCAGATTGCCTTTGCGCAAACGGGTAGGATCGCGGGACAGGTAACAGATGCTGAAACCGGGGAGACGATACCCGGTGCCAACATTCTTGTCACAGAACTGGAAAGGGGTACTGCCAGTGATGCGGACGGGAATTATGAAATTGCAAATATCCGGCCGGGTACATACACGATTACCGCAACATTTGTTGGGTATCGTGCATTTCGCCAGGCTATAGAGGTAAATGCGAATCAGACAACCACACTGAATATCGAGCTTGAGATGGGTGCCATCGGTCTCGATGAGCTGGTTGTTTCCGGTTACGCAGTTACCACCAAGCGTGAGCTAACCGGTTCGATATCATCTGTGCGATCGCAGGATATCGAAGACGTGACGCTGCAGAACACGGAAGGCCTTCTACAGGGCCGTGCTGCCGGTGTTACGGTAACCACCACATCGGGTAATCCCGGCGGAGCGTTTCGCGTGAATATTCGCGGTAACGGTTCGGTAAACGCTGCCAGCCAGCCCTTATATATTGTGGATGGTGTGCAAATCTCTTTTGCACAGCAGTCGGGTCTTACCAGTACCAGTCCACTGAACTCACTGAACCCCAACGACATTGAGTCGATCGAGGTTCTTAAGGATGCCTCCTCAGCCGCTATTTACGGCGCTGAAGCAGCTTCCGGTGTAGTCATTATCACTACCAAGCGAGGCCAGCAGGGCCGCACGCAGGTAACGGCACGAGCCGAAACCGGTGTCCGCCGACTGGCAAGCAACGTAGACTATATTAATCCGGATCAATATGTAACCTACATGGCCGAAGGTCTTGGATACCGACAGGGCTTTACCCAGGTAGCTGATATGGATGTACCAGCTCTTGAAGATATTTATAGAAACTTCTTCCTCGGCTTCTTCGGTGAAGATCCCAACAGCCCGGAGGGCAGCGGACAGCTTGCCAATACCGACTGGCAGGACTTTATCTTCAGCGATGGTGTAACCCAGCGTTACAACATTTCGCTTTCAGGCGGGGATGATGCTACCACATTCTTCCTGTCAGGTGGATTTGAGGATACGGAGGGTACCGCCTTCAATACCGACTTTACCCGCCTCAATATCCGGACCAACATTGACCACCAGGTGAGCGAGCGGTTCCGTACGTCTCTGAACCTGAACGCTTCGCGAAGCACGCAGTTTGGTGTGTGCCAGGATGGTAACTTTATCAACTGTCCGCCTTCCCAGGCGATGTTTGAAGCTCCGATGAGCTTCCCGTTCAACAGAGACGGAAGCTACAGCGGTAACACACGTTTCGGCCGACCATTCAACCCGGCTGTAGTTCGTGACGAAGTAGACAGAAACGTATCGGTTATTCAGATTATTTCTAACCTGAACCTTACCTACCGAGCCGCCGACTGGCTTACGGTAAATGGCCTTGTTGCCGTGGATTACAGGAACACCGAAGACGAGCAGTGGAGATCTGCGATTGCAGCTCCCGGTCAGGGCGGATGGACATCGTTTGCCAATCGTGGCGTACGTAACTTCAACACCAACCTGGTTGCTAACATGCGTCAGACGTTTGACGGCGTTCACAATGTATCCGGTATTATCGGTACCGAGTATCGTCGTGACTACTCTGAAAGCCAGCTGACACGCGGTGAAGGTTTCCCCGGCCCGTTCTTTAAAGTGCTGAGCGCTACGGCGACTCCTGTACAGGCCGCCGGTGTTCAGAACGAATGGAGACGCGGAAGCTACTTTGCCAACGCCAAGTATAACTACAATGAGAAATACTTTGTGAATCTGGTTGCCCGCTATGACGGTCACTCACGATTTGGTAATGAAACACGCTGGGGTTTCTTCCCCGCCGGTTCGGTTGCATGGAGAGTTTCTGAAGAGGACTTCTTCAATGTAGATGCAATTGACGAGCTGAAACTGCGTGTTGGTTACGGTATCACCGGTAACTCCAACATCGGTAACTTCGCCTCCAGGGGCCTCTACTCAGCGGTTGGGTCCTATCAGGGACAAACCGGCCTGCGTCCAACGCAGCTTGCCAATGCGAACCTGAGCTGGGAGGAAGCCAGTGAGCTGAACATCGGGCTTGACTACGAACTTCTGGAAGGGCGAATCTTCGGTTCTATTGATGTATACCAGAAAGACAACAACGAACTGCTTTTTGCACGGCCTCTGCCAAGCGACAGTGGTTTTGGATCGATTACGGAAAACATCGGTAAGACACGAAACGAAGGAATCGAATTTGAAATTAATACGGTAAACGTAAGCACCTCCGACTTTACCTGGAGTACACGGTTCAACGTGGCCTTCTCGGATAACGAAATCCTTGAACTGCCTGACGGAACCGACATCAACGAAGACAGCGTATTCGGCTCTCTGAAAATCGGTAAGCCGATCGGACTGATTCAGGTGCCCCGATGGGCGGGTGTAAACCCTGCTGACGGACGGCCTATGTGGTATGACGGTGACGGCAACATCACCTACAACCCGGTTCAGACTGAAGATGCGATCGAGTACAAGGATGGTGTGGCCAACACCGTGGGTGGATTTGGCAACACTCTGAACTACAAAGGCATCACACTGGATGCATTCTTCCAGTTCAGCTTCGGCCAGTGGGCATTTGCCAACACCGATTACTACTTCACGCTGACTCCTGACTTCCTGATGCAGCTTTCAGAAAATGTATTGGATCGCTGGAAAGCACCTGGTGATATCACATACTATCCGAGAGCGATGAACGCAGGACCGGATTTTGCGGAAACATCGAATTTCCGAACTACACTCAGTACCAACTCAATCGACAACGCAAGTTACATCCGGTTGAAGAACATTTCACTGAGCTACAATATCCCCGCGCGCCTCACACAGCAGATCGGCCTGAACAATGTTCGGGTATACGCATCGGCTATCAACCTGGTTACCTGGACAGGCTGGAGATGGTACGATCCTGAAGTAGCAGGCTCGCAGACCGACATATTCAATAACCTGGTTGCAGCGTCGTATCCGACCGAGCGACAGGTGAATGCGGGTATTGAAATTCGATTTTAA
- a CDS encoding GWxTD domain-containing protein — MKVFLSTFYFILFFWISVVPLYADGIQNNTDSYLVGKKAAADGNYREAAENWISYADSLSSPEYRVGHELILMVTGHRLTDYYERTSQIYLKGLEDPDINDEERKLLLNDLYYIKSMLGRREENTVRDQIEARNPDIYRFFQNFWRNKSLTPSDPYNERLMEHWERVNFALENYSTVARAPYDDRGDIYVRFGEPQRKRDGIFMYNPGFANYLVATRMDDGRGYGSALDNAVNTTAYLNTLYRVVDYHQYPAFEVWVYYGLSNTPDNSVFLFGNLYGGAQMSLKQSVDDFIPSAAYSTTERNNTVSMNMIEEETETTTSSNGGDDDTETDVLFESAETGVGNPEQIPPALILQMMYYRQLASLDPFFSGRYEEMLNRYENTSMRLSRSIARQFQQTNAAQTLITKRGMPEEKSSTGNFIYELDTSIHAYRFADENLNPVLRLYAEEDMDEVITFEELKKRNDMGDIRYGDYRLVRTVRLMDDNTTAVSEHSFSSGFDSTGVNALTEEIVEIPYEEESSSVELITELYDETEGGRSEILENSTVRKNLKGVGRSNTPVAEFTRKDGFFISDVIIGYVSNDEEERFSIAHDRIIPEDSILRIYYEAYNLPVDESGLYTYALTYRLKRDRSLMGRIIRFGGGSETSMTVDNTTDTSRFDQYLEIVSDQLKNGSYTLELYFTNPSSGEELYSVTLPVEVD, encoded by the coding sequence ATGAAGGTATTCTTATCAACTTTCTATTTTATCCTGTTTTTTTGGATATCTGTAGTACCTCTGTACGCAGATGGAATTCAAAACAATACGGACAGCTACCTGGTGGGAAAAAAAGCCGCGGCAGACGGAAACTACAGGGAAGCCGCTGAAAACTGGATATCCTATGCTGATTCCCTCTCATCCCCTGAGTACAGGGTAGGCCATGAGCTGATACTGATGGTCACCGGTCACCGCCTCACAGATTACTACGAGCGCACATCACAGATCTACTTGAAAGGTCTCGAAGATCCGGATATTAACGACGAAGAACGCAAGCTGCTGCTGAATGATCTCTATTATATAAAGTCTATGCTGGGACGTCGCGAGGAGAATACCGTTCGCGATCAGATCGAGGCTCGCAATCCGGATATTTACCGATTTTTTCAAAATTTCTGGAGAAACAAGTCCCTTACCCCTTCCGATCCGTACAACGAGCGGTTGATGGAACACTGGGAAAGGGTTAATTTCGCCCTGGAAAACTATAGTACGGTGGCACGTGCGCCCTACGATGACCGCGGTGACATCTATGTCCGCTTCGGGGAGCCTCAGCGAAAGCGTGACGGTATCTTTATGTACAACCCCGGTTTTGCAAACTACCTGGTTGCAACCCGTATGGACGACGGCAGGGGATATGGAAGTGCATTGGACAATGCCGTAAACACAACCGCATATCTGAACACGCTCTACCGTGTCGTTGATTATCACCAGTATCCTGCCTTTGAAGTGTGGGTGTACTATGGTCTTTCAAATACTCCCGATAACTCCGTGTTCCTATTCGGGAATCTATATGGTGGTGCACAAATGTCTCTCAAGCAGTCAGTCGATGATTTTATCCCTTCGGCAGCCTACAGCACCACGGAGCGGAATAACACAGTTTCCATGAATATGATCGAAGAGGAAACGGAAACAACCACCTCATCCAACGGGGGAGATGATGATACGGAGACTGATGTTCTGTTTGAATCGGCGGAAACAGGAGTTGGTAATCCTGAACAAATTCCGCCTGCACTGATTCTCCAGATGATGTACTACAGGCAGCTGGCCAGCCTCGACCCGTTCTTCAGCGGCAGATATGAAGAGATGCTTAATCGCTACGAAAATACATCAATGCGTCTTTCCAGGTCTATTGCAAGACAGTTTCAGCAGACAAATGCCGCGCAAACCCTCATCACAAAGCGGGGAATGCCGGAAGAAAAAAGTTCTACTGGTAATTTTATTTATGAGCTGGATACCAGCATACACGCCTACAGGTTTGCCGACGAAAACCTGAACCCTGTTCTAAGGCTGTATGCAGAAGAGGACATGGATGAAGTGATCACGTTTGAGGAGCTCAAAAAGAGAAACGACATGGGAGATATCCGCTACGGTGACTATCGCCTTGTACGTACTGTGCGCCTGATGGATGATAATACTACTGCCGTATCAGAGCACAGCTTCAGTTCCGGGTTTGACTCAACGGGCGTTAACGCTTTGACTGAAGAGATTGTTGAGATTCCCTATGAAGAGGAATCTTCATCCGTGGAGCTTATAACCGAGCTCTATGATGAGACTGAAGGAGGCCGCAGCGAGATTCTGGAAAATTCTACGGTGAGGAAAAACCTGAAAGGTGTCGGACGTAGTAATACACCGGTAGCAGAATTTACACGAAAGGACGGCTTTTTTATATCTGATGTAATCATCGGGTATGTAAGTAATGATGAAGAAGAGCGATTCTCCATAGCTCACGACAGGATTATTCCGGAGGATTCAATTCTGCGAATCTATTACGAAGCCTACAATCTGCCGGTGGATGAAAGCGGTCTTTATACATACGCCCTTACCTACCGCCTGAAGCGGGATCGCAGTTTAATGGGGCGCATTATTCGTTTCGGGGGCGGAAGCGAGACATCTATGACGGTCGACAATACCACAGACACATCTCGGTTCGACCAATATCTGGAGATCGTTAGCGATCAGCTCAAAAACGGGAGCTACACGCTCGAATTATACTTCACCAATCCCTCTTCGGGAGAAGAGCTTTACAGTGTAACACTTCCCGTTGAGGTTGATTGA
- the alr gene encoding alanine racemase → MTDNLSDSLEPSYIELSEEALLQNIQFLKSCLKPGVKLSAVVKGNAYGHGISTFMPIAERAGISHFSVFSAQEARVVLTHRENHDTGIMIMGMIRDREVKWAIQNGVEFYLFETERLKAAIGQARELDIKARIHLQLETGMNRTGFEESEWEEVFTMVRENADALELRGICTHFAGAESMANYYRILNQNREFEEALVLAEKVFGSKPLAHASSSAALMTFPDFQYDMVRAGIALYGFWPSRETFMNYAKSNGLETQNDPLHRVISWKSEVMSTKWVEEGEFIGYGNVYLAGRQMKIATVPIGYTHGFGRNLTNTGFVLIRGERAAVVGLVNMNMITVDVTDIEGTTKGDEVVLIGYQGDDEISVASFGEMTNNLNYEVLTRLPSSIPRFWV, encoded by the coding sequence ATGACTGATAATTTATCCGACTCCCTTGAACCATCCTATATTGAACTCAGCGAAGAGGCGCTTCTTCAGAACATTCAGTTTTTAAAAAGCTGCCTCAAGCCGGGCGTCAAGTTATCAGCCGTGGTGAAGGGAAATGCGTATGGTCACGGCATCTCCACGTTCATGCCTATTGCAGAGCGGGCGGGCATCAGCCACTTTTCCGTTTTCAGCGCACAAGAGGCAAGAGTGGTGCTTACTCACCGGGAAAATCACGATACCGGGATTATGATTATGGGAATGATCCGTGACAGGGAGGTGAAATGGGCTATTCAGAATGGTGTTGAGTTTTATCTCTTTGAAACTGAACGCCTGAAAGCGGCAATTGGTCAGGCAAGAGAACTGGATATAAAAGCCCGCATCCATCTTCAACTTGAAACCGGAATGAACAGAACCGGTTTTGAGGAATCTGAGTGGGAAGAGGTATTCACCATGGTCAGGGAGAATGCGGATGCACTGGAACTTCGGGGTATCTGTACTCATTTTGCGGGCGCGGAAAGCATGGCGAACTACTACCGTATTTTGAATCAGAACAGGGAATTTGAAGAGGCCCTTGTGCTGGCTGAAAAGGTATTTGGCAGCAAGCCGTTGGCACATGCTTCAAGTTCTGCCGCATTGATGACATTTCCTGACTTTCAGTACGATATGGTGCGCGCCGGTATTGCACTTTACGGATTCTGGCCCAGCCGCGAAACCTTCATGAACTACGCAAAATCTAACGGACTCGAAACTCAGAACGACCCTCTTCACAGGGTGATCTCCTGGAAAAGTGAGGTGATGAGCACCAAATGGGTGGAGGAGGGAGAGTTTATCGGGTATGGAAATGTCTATCTCGCCGGCCGTCAGATGAAAATTGCAACAGTACCCATAGGCTACACCCATGGGTTTGGACGGAACCTTACCAATACCGGATTTGTATTGATTCGGGGTGAACGCGCTGCTGTGGTTGGACTTGTAAACATGAACATGATCACGGTTGACGTAACCGATATCGAAGGTACCACGAAAGGTGATGAAGTTGTCCTGATCGGGTACCAGGGCGACGATGAAATTTCAGTGGCTTCCTTCGGAGAAATGACAAACAACCTGAACTATGAAGTATTGACGCGGCTCCCGTCATCCATACCCAGATTCTGGGTCTGA
- a CDS encoding amidohydrolase translates to MTEPELIDLRKHLHQHPELSGNEEQTAAFIKQRLKDLNPDELLTGLGGAGIMARFNATGSARKTLMFRAELDAIAVEERSDHPHRSVVNGVMHGCGHDGHMMILLGFARWLAENRPSRINTLILFQPAEETGRGAGRVLSDSRFSSLKISHAFALHNLPGYPEKCVVLREGVFASASTGVEVGFRGQSSHAGYPEQGINPAGHIAELIEEAEALFRSFRNKNSLNKAVCTYIRMGARAFGISPGNAKIGFTLRSPHDDALNEALEDLGELINRVSESFDGKTEVNHREPFSSTINDSAGVEWVRKAASQAGLKVQEIEEPFPWSEDFGAFREHCPVTLFGVGSGLNHPPLHSENYDFNDRLIDPGVELFSQIIKLYDRDIKNDRKEIRT, encoded by the coding sequence ATGACTGAACCGGAACTTATTGACCTTCGAAAGCACCTCCATCAGCATCCTGAACTTTCCGGAAATGAAGAACAAACGGCAGCATTCATCAAACAGCGGCTGAAGGATCTGAATCCGGATGAACTTCTGACAGGATTGGGAGGTGCCGGCATAATGGCGAGATTTAATGCAACGGGCTCTGCACGGAAAACACTGATGTTCAGAGCGGAACTTGACGCTATAGCTGTAGAGGAAAGATCGGATCATCCGCACAGGTCAGTCGTTAATGGGGTGATGCACGGGTGCGGCCACGACGGACACATGATGATTCTGCTGGGTTTTGCACGTTGGCTTGCCGAAAACCGCCCCTCCCGGATCAATACCCTAATCCTCTTCCAGCCTGCAGAGGAAACGGGACGGGGCGCAGGCCGGGTTCTCTCAGACTCACGGTTTAGCAGCCTGAAAATCAGCCACGCATTTGCGCTGCACAACCTCCCTGGATATCCGGAAAAATGCGTCGTCCTCAGGGAAGGAGTATTTGCATCGGCATCGACGGGAGTGGAGGTTGGATTCCGAGGGCAATCCAGCCATGCGGGCTATCCTGAGCAGGGTATCAATCCGGCAGGGCATATCGCTGAACTTATTGAGGAAGCGGAGGCGCTGTTCCGCAGCTTCAGAAATAAAAACAGCCTAAATAAAGCCGTTTGCACCTACATCCGGATGGGTGCGCGCGCATTTGGTATTAGTCCGGGAAATGCGAAAATCGGATTTACCCTCAGATCGCCGCATGATGATGCGTTGAATGAGGCACTTGAAGATCTCGGGGAGCTCATTAACCGGGTTTCGGAATCGTTTGACGGCAAGACTGAAGTAAATCACAGAGAGCCGTTCAGCTCTACTATAAATGATTCCGCGGGTGTGGAGTGGGTTCGAAAAGCCGCATCCCAGGCAGGGTTGAAAGTGCAGGAAATCGAGGAACCTTTTCCATGGAGTGAGGATTTTGGAGCATTCCGGGAGCATTGCCCTGTTACCTTGTTCGGGGTGGGCTCCGGACTAAATCATCCGCCGCTGCACTCCGAAAACTACGATTTCAACGATCGGCTGATAGACCCGGGAGTAGAACTTTTTTCACAGATTATTAAGTTGTATGATCGGGATATAAAAAATGACAGAAAAGAGATCCGTACATGA
- a CDS encoding peptidoglycan DD-metalloendopeptidase family protein: protein MDFIKKTSIHPVIAHHQECEALDLSKGYDPVQITSFIELGGRAAGGYNEKRPGMYVAAHFGNLRNIHMGIDFWAPAGETVFAIAEGQVVYTANHASEGNYGGTVVLKHRIQEKEIFALYGHLSYQSLEKSVPGKALLAGDTVGWLGEPAENGNWPPHLHFQLSYQDPGEADMPGVVSEDDRQRALKIYPDPRIFLGPVY, encoded by the coding sequence ATGGATTTCATAAAAAAAACGTCAATTCATCCGGTCATTGCCCATCATCAAGAGTGTGAAGCCCTTGACCTGTCGAAGGGGTATGACCCGGTGCAAATCACCTCGTTTATTGAGCTGGGTGGACGAGCTGCAGGCGGATACAACGAAAAGCGGCCCGGCATGTATGTGGCAGCGCATTTTGGTAACCTGCGGAATATCCACATGGGCATTGATTTTTGGGCTCCTGCGGGAGAAACGGTATTTGCTATAGCCGAGGGGCAGGTTGTGTATACTGCAAATCATGCGTCCGAGGGCAATTATGGCGGAACCGTGGTACTGAAGCATAGGATTCAGGAGAAGGAAATCTTTGCCCTCTACGGCCACCTGTCATATCAAAGCCTGGAAAAATCGGTTCCCGGCAAGGCCTTATTAGCCGGCGACACGGTTGGCTGGCTGGGTGAACCGGCCGAGAATGGAAACTGGCCACCCCATCTTCATTTTCAGCTCAGTTACCAGGATCCGGGTGAAGCGGATATGCCGGGTGTTGTGTCTGAGGATGACAGGCAGCGTGCACTTAAAATATATCCGGACCCCAGAATTTTTCTCGGCCCGGTCTACTGA